One Misgurnus anguillicaudatus chromosome 19, ASM2758022v2, whole genome shotgun sequence genomic region harbors:
- the LOC141350904 gene encoding NAD(P)(+)--arginine ADP-ribosyltransferase 1-like has translation MAPDSVDDQYNGCRGKMEKLVKKYLPEEITANISGFGTVWENSKKKISGPKHKLKEKHLIAISVYTDVIVYRKFNEDVRTGKHEYKNKTFQWYSLHFWLTKAIQTLKKTEKECMLTYIGTNVTFEDVNNTEIRFGSFTSSSLDRKVTTNFGNESCFKIKTCYGADVSKYSQFPNQKKVLIPPYEKFEITNIRNDQKGDWCKTVFELKSTGIKSSLNCAVASVKPKKYHNVIISD, from the coding sequence ATGGCACCGGATTCAGTTGATGACCAGTATAATGGCTGTAGAGGGAAAATGGAAAAATTGGTGAAGAAATATCTACCTGAAGAAATCACTGCTAACATATCAGGCTTTGGAACAGTTTgggaaaacagtaaaaaaaagatCTCTGGAccaaaacacaaactgaaagaaaaacatttaattgcCATTTCTGTGTATACTGATGTTATTGTATATAGAAAATTCAATGAGGATGTTAGGACCGGTAAACACGAatacaaaaacaagacattCCAATGGTATTCGCTTCACTTTTGGTTGACAAAAGCAATACAGACTCTAAAGAAGACTGAAAAGGAATGCATGTTAACTTATATTGGTACCAATGTTACATTTGAAGATGTCAATAACACAGAGATTCGTTTTGGCTCATTTACGTCCTCCTCTCTTGATCGTAAAGTAACAACTAATTTTGGAAATGAATCTTGTTTTAAAATCAAGACTTGTTACGGTGCTGATGTGTCAAAATACTCCCAGTTTCCTAATCAGAAAAAGGTGTTGATTCCCCCATATGAGAAATTTGAAATCACTAATATCAGGAACGATCAGAAGGGTGACTGGTGTAAGACTGTGTTTGAGTTGAAGAGCACTGGTATAAAAAGTAGCTTAAACTGTGCAGTGGCATCAGTCAAGCCTAAGAAATATCACAATGTCATTATCTCTGACTGA